One genomic region from Bradyrhizobium icense encodes:
- a CDS encoding cytochrome c1, whose amino-acid sequence MSGPSDFQPTNPALKWIERRLPIMGLMHSSFVAYPTPRNLNYWWTFGAILSLMLGVQILTGVILAMHYTPHADLAFKSVELIVRDVNYGWLLRNIHASGASMFFFAVYIHMFRGLYYGSYKEPREVLWILGVIIYLLMMATGFMGYVLPWGQMSFWGATVITNLFSAVPYFGESIVTLLWGGYAVGNPTLNRFFSLHYLLPFVIAGVVVLHIWALHVAGQNNPAGVEPKTEKDTVPFTPYATMKDMFGVSCFLLFYAWFIFYMPNYLGDAENYIPANPAVTPAHIVPEWYYLPFYAILRSIPNKLAGVVAMFGAIIVLVFLPWLDSAKTRSSKYRPLAKQFFWMFVVVCIGLGYLGAQPPEGIYVIVGRILTILYFAYFLILLPLLSRIEKPRPVPNSIADDVLAKSGGKAAPMVSTVIALMVAGGLLLGGAESARAAEGSAKPPAQKWSFSGPFGKFDRGAMQRGLKVYKEVCASCHGLSFVAFRNLAETGGPGYSVAQAAAFASEYKVKDGPNDQGEMFERPGRPADYFPSPFPNEQAARVANGGAFPPDLSLITKARSYGRGFPMFLIDFFTQYQEQGPDYVMALLQGYEDKPPAGFNLPEGSYYNTYFPGHAIKMPKPLNDGQVTYDDGSPATVEQYSKDVTTFLMWAAEPHMEARKQLGLQVFVFLILLTVLLYFTKKKVWANAH is encoded by the coding sequence ATGAGCGGACCATCCGATTTCCAGCCGACCAATCCCGCCTTGAAGTGGATCGAACGGCGCCTCCCGATCATGGGACTCATGCACTCCTCGTTCGTGGCGTATCCGACGCCGCGTAACCTGAACTACTGGTGGACCTTCGGCGCCATCCTTTCGCTGATGCTGGGCGTGCAGATCCTGACCGGCGTGATCCTGGCGATGCACTACACGCCGCATGCCGATCTCGCCTTCAAATCGGTCGAACTCATCGTCCGCGACGTCAATTACGGCTGGCTGCTGCGAAACATCCACGCCTCCGGCGCCTCGATGTTCTTCTTCGCGGTCTACATCCACATGTTCCGCGGCCTCTATTACGGGTCGTACAAGGAGCCGCGTGAAGTGCTCTGGATCCTCGGCGTCATCATCTATCTCCTGATGATGGCAACCGGCTTCATGGGCTATGTGCTGCCGTGGGGCCAGATGAGCTTCTGGGGCGCCACCGTCATCACCAACCTGTTCTCGGCCGTGCCATATTTCGGCGAGAGCATCGTGACGCTGCTGTGGGGCGGCTATGCCGTCGGCAATCCGACGCTGAACCGGTTCTTCTCGCTGCACTACCTGCTGCCGTTCGTGATCGCGGGCGTCGTCGTGCTGCACATCTGGGCGCTGCATGTGGCGGGCCAGAACAATCCGGCCGGCGTCGAGCCGAAGACCGAAAAGGACACGGTGCCGTTCACGCCTTACGCAACCATGAAGGACATGTTCGGCGTCTCCTGCTTCCTGCTGTTCTACGCCTGGTTCATCTTCTACATGCCGAACTATCTCGGCGACGCCGAGAACTACATCCCGGCCAATCCCGCGGTAACGCCCGCGCACATCGTGCCGGAATGGTATTACCTGCCGTTCTACGCCATCCTCCGCTCGATCCCGAACAAGCTTGCCGGCGTCGTGGCGATGTTCGGTGCGATCATCGTGCTGGTGTTCCTGCCCTGGCTCGACAGCGCCAAGACGCGGTCGTCGAAATATCGTCCGCTGGCCAAGCAGTTCTTCTGGATGTTCGTTGTCGTCTGCATCGGCCTTGGCTATCTCGGCGCCCAGCCGCCGGAGGGCATCTATGTCATCGTCGGCCGCATCCTGACCATCCTCTACTTCGCCTATTTCCTGATCCTGCTGCCGTTGCTGTCGCGGATCGAGAAGCCCCGTCCGGTGCCGAACTCGATCGCGGACGACGTGCTGGCCAAGTCGGGCGGCAAGGCTGCGCCGATGGTCTCGACTGTGATCGCGCTGATGGTGGCCGGGGGTCTGCTTCTGGGCGGCGCCGAGAGCGCCCGGGCCGCCGAAGGCAGCGCCAAGCCGCCGGCGCAGAAGTGGTCGTTTTCCGGCCCGTTCGGCAAGTTCGACCGCGGCGCCATGCAGCGCGGTCTGAAGGTCTACAAGGAGGTCTGCGCCTCCTGCCATGGCCTGTCGTTTGTCGCCTTCCGCAATCTCGCCGAAACCGGCGGTCCCGGTTACTCGGTGGCGCAGGCCGCAGCCTTCGCCTCCGAGTACAAGGTCAAGGACGGCCCGAACGACCAGGGTGAGATGTTCGAGCGGCCGGGCCGGCCCGCCGATTATTTCCCGTCGCCGTTCCCCAACGAGCAGGCGGCACGTGTGGCCAATGGCGGCGCATTTCCCCCGGACCTGTCGCTGATCACCAAGGCGCGCAGCTACGGCCGCGGCTTCCCGATGTTCCTGATCGACTTCTTCACCCAGTATCAGGAGCAGGGACCGGACTACGTCATGGCGCTGTTGCAGGGCTATGAAGACAAGCCGCCGGCTGGCTTCAATCTGCCGGAAGGTTCCTACTACAACACCTACTTCCCCGGCCACGCCATCAAGATGCCGAAGCCGTTGAACGACGGTCAGGTCACCTACGACGACGGCTCGCCGGCGACGGTTGAGCAATACTCCAAGGACGTCACCACGTTCCTGATGTGGGCTGCGGAGCCGCACATGGAGGCGCGCAAGCAGCTCGGCCTGCAGGTGTTCGTGTTCCTGATCCTGCTCACCGTGCTCCTGTACTTCACCAAGAAGAAGGTCTGGGCCAACGCCCACTGA
- a CDS encoding dienelactone hydrolase family protein: MGTHITFKRPDGKETAGYLANAARGNAPGVVVVQEWWGLSENIKGLCDRFAAAGFDALAPDLYKGVVVPYHDTDAANAQMNSLDFMDATTQTVRGAAQYLARNGAKVGLTGFCLGGAVTIIGATKIAELTAGVVFYGIPPEQAAKPADVKIPLQAHFANKDDWCTPAAVDAFENAMKDAGKSLELFRYDAEHAFVNEQRAAVHDRQAAELAWGRATEFFRKHLG; the protein is encoded by the coding sequence ATGGGCACCCACATCACCTTCAAGCGTCCGGACGGCAAGGAAACCGCCGGCTATCTCGCCAACGCCGCGCGCGGCAACGCTCCGGGCGTGGTGGTGGTGCAGGAGTGGTGGGGCCTGTCGGAGAACATCAAGGGCCTGTGCGACCGCTTTGCGGCGGCCGGCTTCGATGCGCTGGCGCCCGATCTCTACAAGGGCGTCGTGGTGCCGTATCACGATACGGACGCGGCCAACGCGCAGATGAACTCGCTGGATTTCATGGACGCCACCACGCAGACTGTGCGGGGCGCCGCGCAATATCTGGCGCGCAACGGCGCCAAGGTGGGTCTCACCGGCTTCTGCCTCGGCGGCGCCGTGACCATCATCGGCGCGACCAAGATTGCGGAGCTCACGGCGGGCGTCGTATTCTACGGCATTCCGCCGGAGCAGGCCGCCAAACCTGCCGACGTGAAAATCCCGCTGCAGGCGCATTTCGCCAACAAGGACGACTGGTGCACGCCGGCCGCGGTCGACGCCTTCGAAAACGCGATGAAGGACGCCGGCAAGTCGCTCGAGCTGTTCCGCTACGATGCCGAACATGCCTTCGTAAACGAGCAGCGCGCGGCCGTGCATGATCGCCAGGCCGCCGAGCTCGCCTGGGGCCGGGCGACGGAGTTTTTCAGGAAGCATCTCGGCTAA
- a CDS encoding NAD-dependent epimerase/dehydratase family protein, whose protein sequence is MKIFCTGASGYIGGSVAAHLIVAGHQVTGLVRSPEKAEAVRARGVQPLLGTLDDREILAQAAQAADVVVNAASADHRGAVESLLGALAGSGKPFIHTSGSSIVGTRAKGQRSDAIFDEDTPVTPSPARMARVALNEFILSHRDKGCRPVIICPSLIYGRGLGAGPDSVQVPLLINLAKKRGNAAHAGPGENIWSNVHIDDLVTLYALAIEKAPAGSFYFAENGESSMREACEAINRMLGFAGPPTAMSMQEAAAEWGEGTAEDTMASNSRVRAKRARDELGWQPRARSLIDEIEHGCYRE, encoded by the coding sequence ATGAAAATCTTCTGCACGGGCGCATCGGGCTATATCGGCGGGTCGGTCGCGGCGCATCTCATTGTCGCCGGACATCAGGTGACCGGATTGGTTCGCTCGCCTGAAAAAGCCGAAGCGGTTCGCGCGCGAGGCGTCCAGCCCTTGCTGGGAACGCTCGACGACAGGGAAATCCTGGCGCAGGCGGCGCAGGCCGCCGACGTCGTCGTCAATGCGGCGAGCGCCGACCACCGAGGCGCGGTCGAGAGCCTGCTCGGCGCGCTCGCCGGAAGCGGCAAGCCGTTCATCCACACATCGGGATCGAGCATTGTCGGCACGCGGGCCAAGGGCCAGCGGTCGGATGCGATCTTCGACGAAGACACGCCCGTCACGCCGTCGCCCGCGCGGATGGCGCGAGTCGCGCTGAACGAGTTCATTCTGTCCCATCGCGATAAGGGATGTCGGCCGGTCATCATCTGTCCGAGCCTGATCTACGGCAGAGGCCTTGGCGCAGGACCTGACAGCGTGCAGGTGCCGTTGCTGATCAATCTCGCAAAAAAACGCGGCAACGCGGCGCATGCCGGCCCCGGCGAGAACATCTGGTCCAACGTGCATATCGACGATCTCGTGACGCTCTACGCGCTTGCCATCGAGAAAGCGCCGGCCGGTAGCTTTTATTTCGCCGAGAATGGCGAGAGCTCGATGCGCGAAGCGTGCGAAGCCATCAACCGCATGTTGGGTTTTGCGGGACCGCCAACGGCGATGTCGATGCAGGAGGCCGCCGCTGAATGGGGCGAGGGCACGGCCGAGGATACGATGGCGTCGAACAGCCGCGTGCGGGCCAAGCGCGCGCGGGACGAACTCGGCTGGCAGCCGCGGGCACGCAGTCTGATCGACGAGATCGAGCACGGGTGCTATCGGGAGTAG
- a CDS encoding VOC family protein, which translates to MALLGLGYAGFGSDNLDDWRQFGTGLVGLQAVERGNSLLAFRMDDRKQRIVIDRAIGEGARFFGWEVADSTALDALAARLEAAGVHVVAEPQTLADARRVRGLISFHDPAGNRLEAFYGAEIDDTPFVPGRSISGFRTGPLGLGHAVLTVENIEPVMAFYVDVLGFGLSDYISKPFRAYFFHVNARHHSLALIETGRHGMHHLMVELFSLDDVGQCYDIAQTEGRVSVTLGRHTNDFMTSFYARTPSSFMIECGWGGREIDPATWQPVEMHDGPSLWGHERIWLPPEDRAVAREMRLRAAASGLRAPVQVMEGNYKLMSGTCAWWDGVRQG; encoded by the coding sequence ATGGCACTGCTGGGTCTGGGATATGCAGGCTTCGGATCCGATAACCTCGATGACTGGCGGCAGTTCGGGACCGGCCTCGTCGGGCTGCAGGCGGTCGAGCGCGGCAACTCGCTGCTGGCCTTCCGGATGGACGACCGCAAGCAGCGCATCGTCATCGACCGCGCGATAGGCGAAGGGGCGCGCTTCTTTGGCTGGGAGGTCGCCGACAGCACGGCGCTGGATGCGCTGGCGGCGCGGCTGGAAGCGGCCGGCGTGCATGTCGTGGCTGAACCGCAGACGCTGGCCGACGCGCGGCGCGTGCGCGGCCTGATTTCGTTCCACGATCCTGCCGGCAACCGGCTGGAGGCGTTTTATGGCGCCGAGATCGACGACACGCCGTTCGTGCCAGGGCGGTCGATCTCGGGCTTCCGCACCGGCCCGCTCGGGCTCGGGCACGCCGTGCTGACGGTCGAGAATATCGAACCTGTCATGGCGTTCTACGTCGACGTGCTCGGCTTCGGCCTCTCCGACTACATCTCAAAACCGTTCCGCGCCTATTTCTTCCACGTCAATGCGCGGCATCACAGCCTCGCGTTGATCGAGACCGGCAGGCACGGCATGCACCATCTGATGGTGGAATTGTTCTCGCTCGACGACGTCGGCCAGTGCTACGACATCGCGCAGACGGAAGGCCGCGTCAGCGTCACGCTCGGCCGCCACACCAACGATTTCATGACCTCGTTCTACGCCAGGACGCCATCGTCCTTCATGATCGAATGCGGCTGGGGCGGCCGCGAAATCGATCCCGCGACATGGCAGCCGGTCGAGATGCATGACGGCCCGAGCCTATGGGGCCACGAACGCATCTGGCTGCCGCCCGAAGACCGCGCAGTCGCGCGCGAGATGCGCCTGCGCGCCGCAGCCTCTGGCCTGCGCGCGCCGGTGCAGGTGATGGAGGGCAATTACAAGCTGATGTCGGGGACGTGCGCGTGGTGGGATGGGGTGAGGCAGGGATAG